A single region of the Pseudomonas granadensis genome encodes:
- a CDS encoding thioredoxin family protein has protein sequence MSTDSLCRPSDIVSPSIVVESELTDFDADQRLLAMSGVSLVMFTSVGCASCRFAREVLPGLPLAVDRLCWIDAGDNGGLVERYQVFHLPALFVVRDGEFFGALHTRLTADALNAALAQALNRTAEELP, from the coding sequence ATGAGCACAGACTCCCTGTGTCGGCCATCTGACATTGTTTCCCCCAGTATAGTGGTCGAATCCGAACTGACCGATTTCGACGCCGACCAGCGCCTGTTGGCGATGAGCGGCGTTTCCCTGGTGATGTTCACCAGTGTCGGTTGCGCCAGTTGCCGCTTTGCCCGCGAAGTGTTGCCGGGGCTGCCACTGGCAGTGGATCGGCTGTGCTGGATCGATGCCGGCGACAACGGCGGACTGGTCGAGCGTTATCAGGTGTTTCATTTGCCGGCACTCTTTGTGGTGCGCGACGGCGAGTTCTTTGGCGCGTTGCACACGCGCCTGACTGCCGATGCGCTCAACGCCGCACTGGCGCAGGCGCTGAATCGAACTGCAGAGGAGTTGCCGTGA
- a CDS encoding PilZ domain-containing protein, translated as MGRFIPHPDEVPVELTLLKPECISRQRLHTISLGGIACNYHRAWRHGTALQVRMPSVNAELCYPGYVAWCLRRKKGYLVGIAFTDEQTLFSARMGEQVCQIERFYRMKNSHDDLQDIQALALQWVEQHADEFSHDTVRKAFMPPTLD; from the coding sequence ATGGGACGTTTCATTCCTCATCCGGACGAAGTGCCGGTTGAATTGACGTTGCTCAAGCCTGAATGCATTTCCAGACAACGGCTGCACACTATCAGCCTCGGCGGCATCGCTTGCAATTACCACCGCGCGTGGCGCCATGGCACGGCCCTGCAGGTGCGCATGCCAAGCGTGAATGCCGAGCTGTGTTACCCGGGCTATGTGGCGTGGTGTCTGCGGCGCAAGAAAGGTTATCTGGTGGGCATCGCCTTCACCGACGAGCAGACGCTGTTCAGCGCGCGAATGGGTGAGCAAGTGTGTCAGATCGAGCGCTTCTACCGCATGAAAAACAGTCACGACGATCTGCAGGATATTCAGGCGCTGGCCCTGCAATGGGTCGAGCAGCACGCCGACGAGTTCTCCCACGACACCGTGCGCAAGGCTTTTATGCCGCCGACATTGGACTAA